The following nucleotide sequence is from Pararge aegeria chromosome 13, ilParAegt1.1, whole genome shotgun sequence.
TAACTCCAGAGAGTACTCAAACTTCAAGAACTCATTAGTGGCGTCGTATCTGTCCTTTTGCGATTATTACCGGCCGAAGTACTTCATACTCGAGAACGTCCGGAATTTCGTCGCTTTCAAGAAGGGCATGGTTTTGAAGCTCACTTTGCGGACCCTGTTGGATATGGGGTATCAGTGCACGTTTGGAGTTCTGCAGGCCGGGAACTACGGCGTCCCGCAAACGAGGCGGCGGCTTATCATCCTAGCGGCGGCGCCGGGCTATAGGCTGCCCTCGTACCCCGAGCCGACGCACGTGTTCAGCAGACGCGCCTGTTCGCTAACCACCACTATCGACGGGAAGCGGTTCCTGAGTAACATTCAATGGGACGAATCCGCCCCGCGGCGGACCTGTACCATCCAAGATGCGATGAGCGATTTGCCGCAAATATGCAACGGTGCTAACAAAATCGAGATAGAGTACGGATCCATGCCCGAGACGTACTTCCAGCGTATGGTCCGAAGCCGTGACGAGAGTGCTAAGTTGCGAGACCATATATGTAAGAACATGGCGCCTCTAATACAGGCGCGCATCACTCGGATACCCAATACGCCCGGCTCCGATTGGAGGGACCTACCCAATATATCAGTTATGCTCTCCGATGGAACTAAGTGCAAGGTAGGTTTATCATTAGATACTTAAGTCATTATCACCATAATTATCTATGTTCATCCCAAACAAACATTTGTCAGTTCAGTATGAAAcctaaagtaataataatgtgCGTGTGCATGTCACTGAGCTCCTcctaaatggctggaccgatttgaatgaattttttggtatgcgtttgggtggcaccctgtatggtttagattcacaaatcagcctgacagatggcgctatatatatatatatatatatatatatatatatacataaatacgtgtATAATGTACATACATGTACCAATTCTCATATTAAAAACCTGAAGAattagtttgtttggttgaGTTCAGTATCTCAGGAACTGGatagttaaaattaatcaaatttgtcctaaaataatgctttatttGCGAAggtgttttaaaaacataacagTCATCCTTATTAACAGCTGAAAAGCTTTTTCTTAATCGTCTTAAACAGACgaccatttagtcagaaatacgGTTAAGGATTTGGTTGCTGTGATGTACAACATAGATTATTAACATTTAGCACTCAGCAGTTTAACAAGTCTAGTTTATTAACCCGGCAGGTGCTGCAATATCGGTATGAGGATAAGAAGAACGGTCGGTCGTCGCGGGGCGCCCTACGCGGCGTGTGCGCATGCGCGGCGGGCGGCACGTGCTCCCCACACGACAAGCAAGAAAACACGCTTATCCCCTGGTGCCTGCCGCACACAGCCAACCGACATAACAACTGGGCCGGCCTATACGGTAACTGATCTCCATTGacgtatatcatcatcatcatttagcACTTGAATCATCGTCGTTTGGAAATGATCAGAAATATAATCGATTAATctttttaactttaatgttaataatgtcGATTTATTGGATTTAGtattgttggatagaagcaggcgttattttgcggaaatccataatatattatgaaaattaagcttaatttgatatactccgcgaaaagcaggagaatccccATGGTTTAATTCATAAtcccttcaatccttatactccacaccaaacagatcttcagcaatgtactttacaaaaaataattgttaagattgtaaagtcaatgtaaagtcaacatctcctgaggatgctccggtttcggtgccaaacgtgcgtagagggtacattgccgaagatcctataaattacacaattcagattctcctgcttttcgcggagtatagcaaattaagcttaattttcataatttagcattattatcgtcatcatcatcatcatcatcatcatatatacccattaccggcccactacagggcacggttctcctcccacaatgagaaggggttaaggccgtggtccaccaagctggcccagtgcggattggtgtatgagcgttttaagtaattaacttAATGTCACTTCacgtttggtatctgatttattgaggtaggtgtcTTTAGAGTACGCTGCATAccgtaatttacgcgggcgaagctgcTAGGCACATCtactagataaataaatatgttgctTGCTACAtacgggaaatattttttttatttgcaattcaataaaaaatatttgatttcagcaaaaataagatatttttttgatatagtagatacttccaAACATCGGTAGTTTATCAAAATAAGTCATCATGCGTATTAAACCAAGGTCATATGTGCTGTGCAGGTCGCATCTCATGGGACGGCTACTTTAGCACGACGGTGACCGACCCCGAGCCGATGGGTAAGCAGGGCCGTGTTCTGCACCCAGCGCAACACCGCGTGGTGTCGGTGCGAGAGTGCGCTCGCTCGCAGGGCTTCCGCGACACGTACCTCTTCGCCGGCTCCGTGCAGGATAAACACAGACAGGTGACTACAGTGCAACCCCGATATAACAAACAAATCGAAAGGGATGTAGtagattatgggcaaaccctcccattggtaAAAGCCTTTAGTACAAAAGTGGACTGTTAGAGGCTATTGATGAAGTAAATATTCGTTATATCAAGGTTTCTTACATTGAGGTTAGGTTAGTTTGTTTAATTCACCACAAAATTGTTTTTGATGACAAGGTTTATTgacaaaatctttatatatatatttcttgtgtgcgtgtgtatgtcactgaactcctcctagacagctggaccgatttgaatgaatttttcggtatgcgtttgggtggcaccctgaatggtttagattcacaaatcagcccgatagatggcgctggggtcagctagtttattatcagtatttacactttttttatcgttgaaaATTCGTTACAAAGAGGTTGTTCGTAATTTATAGCGATAATTTACATTGATTCTTATGGAAAATACGAAGAATGAAGAATATGTTAAATCCAGCAAGTCGTTATATTGtacgttatattaaggttgcactaaTATAAACATCATTATTACCTTGTTAGTCCACTAGTTTAGCATGATTAACAGCACAGCAgcagatcacaaggtcctggtCCGGGTCGGACCAATCAATCTGCTATTGGGTTTCCTATCAAGAAATGTTTAGTACCAACATTGAGCACATTAAGCATAATGATTTAAATGGTGTAGTTTAATGGTTTCCAAATGCAGGCCAAAGGACACATTTTCATTCTTTAATTgaaataaccattttttttcagATTGGAAATGCTGTGCCACCACCTTTAGGTATGGCATTGGGCAGAGAAATCAAGAAAGCTTTGAGTGCCTCACAGTGACACAACTGTACTCCTTATAGTGTAAGTTTTGAAGTAAGGTAATGTTACATTGGAGTTAACGTAAAACAGTAATTTAGTAAGGACAGCCAGAAGTTGTATTTATAACTCTATAGAAGTCCATACTAAATTGACAGATTTGCGTTACTCCGATATCGGGTTTACAAGAAATCTAACACATAGGAGGGCTCAGTTTagaaatatctttttataaattatgtaccGAACCATTATATTATTGTTGACCTACTAACATCGCTGTTTTATTCTGTAATAACCTTCCCATCATTTAACGCCGCTTGCATAATAGCGGATACTTATCTACCTCTACCAAACACAagagttatgatttttttactgAGTTTTAGTTGTAGGTTTTAGTACTGGAACTGTTTTCAACCAGTTATTATTGCgacagtaataataattaactgtcCTTCGGAAATGAATTGTTGCTTGGTGATGCCCTCGCGGTGTAAGATCGTACATAAGTATATCGTACGTATCGTACGTAAGTACCTAAGTAAGAAAAGAGATATTCTTACCGTACATAAGCCGCCTtctcaattataatattacataattctTTAAATAAGTTTCGATCGTCATATATCCTTATTTCGATTTAGAGTATCTAAATAAGCAATGAGGAGGTCCGTGGAATGTAACTAGCGGCGAAGTTAAACTTcaaatgggtggggcacataacTCAACAAACAAGGATGCTGGGTCCCAAAGATGCTTTGAGATCGCTTCCCAGCCCCGTCAGCAAAGTGTCCTGGTGATATTATTAGACTAGTGGAGTCGATATTTTGTAGGGATTTAGACATCCCTACAAAATAACTATGCCCAGACGTCGATCGGTACgttcatataaatcgtagtgGAAACTTACGTAATCGAATAAGTatacgtaggtagaaaatatcTCACACTTTGCTCTTGGACCTTTTGACTCAAACAACTAATAGCTAAATTGATATGCGGTTTGCATAGTTGGGTTACATAAGGAAAGTGCCATAATGTTTTgcttcttaagtttttaatttttttataacgcgCTTTGCAAACTAAGACACTTTTTGTCACAGTATCCAAATATATAGACAGTCAAGAATGCTACTTCTGGAAGTATCTAGAAAACTATTATTACTAAGAAAAGTATGTAAGTAAATGATCACGCCCCAGGATTCAAACcaattaaattgtataaaaaataataaattttgcttGGGTGTGCACCTGACaacttttagtttaaactaaCAACTAACTCAACTGTTAGCTTAAAGTAACTAGTATTTTCAGGTGTACACCTAAAAATTTACGCTAATCAACTGGACACAAACAATGTCTATTTTATggtgcttaaaaaaatattattattattactattaatttgtacaccacatgaagaaAAGGATATACAagaaaactaaaacataatatattgaaagttaaagcaaaataaatataaacacgtaatattattttatttctttaatacacCCTTAGTTTTCCGCTTTATGTTTTTAACTAAAACATTTAATTCAGCATCTTCCTTTGATTTCTTTGGTTTTACTTCTGAAACAGGGTCGTCAGTTGGTCTGCGTTTCAATTTCTCTTGGATAAGCTTCTCCATGTTTTTCGTTTTCTTGAAGTTGGGATCGGTAGGATCTATGTTAAACAGATGTGAATCATACAATGCCGCGAATCTGCGATCATCTAGGTTTATATCAAAATCTGGCGCTGCTTCCTTTTGTTCCTTTACTTTTTCTTTAAGCTTCCTTTTCCTTTTAGATTTCCTATTAATATTCTCCGACTCTTGTATTTTATTAAGACTAAAGTGGTCTTTAATATCATCTTCATCTAACAATAGTTCTAACTCAGCTTTTCTTTTTTCCTCATCACCTGAACTGTTTTCTTCCACATCTTGCGTTTTGgtctttgatttttttattttgaactcaGGTTTATTAAACTCTTCTGCAAAATATGGATCATTCATGTCGACATCTGAAGGTATATCGTCGGACGAGTATTCATCTGTATCAGATTTTGTTTCATCggtcttttgtttatttatgagttttctttgtttctttttctcttttctttttTGCAGTAGCTTTTCGAACGGAGTTAATTCCTTGTCATCTGAATAAAATGGGAGGTTACTTTTATCAATATTGAGGCAAAATAACTTGAATCAATGAATATCAATATCACACTGTTAGGCGCATGCCCTAAAGGTGGGCTAAaaggttaaaaaatttaattacttgtGTTATATTTCACTAAGTGATGTATTAAACTGTTATAACATTATCAAAGTCGCATGATAGCACTAGTTTACTAAAAAGTGCATCATTCACCGCCTACTAACATCCCACTGCAAGACCTTGTCTCTTATGCGGTTTTAACGCAttgacccaccacactgctccaatgtgggttagTGGGCTCTACTAACAAGTGCTTACCTTTATTAATCCTTTTCTTAACTAGTTCCTCAGCTTTGTCTTTAACACCTAATCCCCAGGTGATCTCCATTTCCATATCTTTGTTATGTTTCTTTTGTTCTTTGTTATCAATATCATCCAGTAGCATCTTGTATTTTTGTATGGGGTCTGCATCATCATTTTCGTTATAAAACTTTGAGTCTTGTTCTTCTGCACTTTCATCTAAGAAAcaataattgattaaaaaaaggaTATGCATGAACACTTCAGAAGTGTCtactacgtaaaaaaaacttttgatttGATTCATTGCAGTGTTATTTACTAAACACATTAAAACCcgatattctcctgcttttcgcggagtatagcaaataaggcttaattttcatgatatatggatttccgcaaagtaacgcctacttctatccaatatacaaaacctgataaaatttatttagcaTGTTTGTGAATAGACATTTTCTAGGCTAGCTCGCCCAAACCTAGACATCGTGAGTTTCCTTGAGGCACCAAGGGCCATCtagcttataataaaacatggcATACCGTAAGAATAGTTACGCATTGTTTCGCCACACGCCAACTTAAATCACCACTGACAGATTGCAAGAGCACTGCGTATCTATTTCAacattaatgcccgttttcactaaatttAGGCTAAACAAGAAGATCTAGGCGATgtctacagaaaaaaaataacatttcaccaactcttagttGATCACACTATTGGTGGAATGTTGATGTATGTCttggaatctccttagattaggggTTAATTATTAAGGCAGTGCCTTCTTCTGTGTTAGAAAACGGGTAtatgccacatttattaataatgttatgcTTTATGATTAGGATTCTGTTTCTTACATACATACCGTCACTACTAGACGCCAAATACTCTTTTAGATCTAGAGCATCAATGTTTCCGTCAAGTgcacttttaattaattctgcGCGTTTCGGATTAGTAGCATCCCAAGTGAGATCCACCTTGGCTTGCTGCAGAGCCGTCGTTGTGAACAAACGTGGCTTGTATTTAGTCATATCTGGCAGTTTGCTGCACGTTTCACGAGGTTCCTGAAATAGCCATAAATTCAGGCTTCTTTAAGGTTGGTTATACATAATTGAACAAAAGATTAGATTGGCCAGTTTTCACTATGGCGAGTTTGGCGTGTTTCTAACTTAGACTAGTGATAGTTACCATCAAGCATTCACAGTGAAGCACTGgtaataaatttgacaaaaaatgtGGAATAGAAGATATTGTTACTAGTTCTTAATGAGCCAagtctattattttattgaattaactTAGACTAGTGATAGTTACCATCAAGCATTCACAGTGAAGCACTGgtaataaatttgacaaaaaatgtGGAATAAAAGATATTGTTACTAGTTCTTACTGAGCCAagtctattattttattggaaattaCCAGATACAGACACAGGACATGTATATCAAAAACATCATATGAGATAATATATAGCATAAGCATTAACCATTATAAGTAAATTCCATTCACTATACTTGTTTCTAATGGATGTACTAGTTAATAGTGCATTGTAGGCagaagcaaattaagcttaatgatcatgagtttaaaaaaaaagtaatgaccTGATCAAAAGTGACATCATCAGGTATGAACCTCATGTCTAGTTTTGTAGCACTGCTCTCATACTCCATTCCGTCACATTCGCTATACAACTTATCAGCAGTTGCCACAGAATCACATTCCACTACACCGTAGAAGTATTTCAACCTGTTTAATTGATACCTACGCAGCTTCTCCATATGGTATGTAGAccctgaaatttatttattgaattataaaatataatcgaTAAAATCAGGTCGGAGTTCTGTCAATGTTTTGAATAGACATCAGAAAATCACTAGTTACTcaactaatgaataattttttgttggtttggttttattttaaattttatagtaatgaatgaattaaaacaGGTAGTAAATCACCTTCTTCATTTCCACCACTGTCAGAAAGATCACATTCATCTGTTTGGTCTTGTGTTAGTTCAATAGGACCCCTAATATCCTCTTCCTGCATTCTTTTGAGACCATATTCTGAGGGATATATCTGCAAGAAAATATCTATGACTTAatacagttttaataaaacaaaaaacagaaaaagaaatacGATGAAAAGCAGTGTGTACTAATTGTACCATTGGAGACCTTATCACTACTTAGCAATCTAAGACTAGGCTATTAACTAatggtgtaataaaaataataataatcttaaatttaattcatactaatcagtaacaataaaaatatttaaaatgcacatcCTACATAACTTTTCTATCTCATAGCAAGCATCATACTTTATCAGTTATTAATACCTAACCTTC
It contains:
- the LOC120628913 gene encoding ESF1 homolog codes for the protein MNDILKDSRFAKYLNDPRYRQIPKHERKVKIDKRFQSMFNDEKFKVKYTVDKRGRPVNETSTENLRKYYDLEESDASTDEESVGNNAESKGRETCSSPKEGDITPGQFVKRIPSDDEGKEKETLNKNDKLTRGSLDIKTKKRLLDLDIDYARGEGVLMTDSSSDEEVSESEDESDLEHEWGELDADAETTDESTRRIAICNMDWDNIKASDLLVLLSSFLPPGGIIHHITIYPSEYGLKRMQEEDIRGPIELTQDQTDECDLSDSGGNEEGSTYHMEKLRRYQLNRLKYFYGVVECDSVATADKLYSECDGMEYESSATKLDMRFIPDDVTFDQEPRETCSKLPDMTKYKPRLFTTTALQQAKVDLTWDATNPKRAELIKSALDGNIDALDLKEYLASSSDDESAEEQDSKFYNENDDADPIQKYKMLLDDIDNKEQKKHNKDMEMEITWGLGVKDKAEELVKKRINKDDKELTPFEKLLQKRKEKKKQRKLINKQKTDETKSDTDEYSSDDIPSDVDMNDPYFAEEFNKPEFKIKKSKTKTQDVEENSSGDEEKRKAELELLLDEDDIKDHFSLNKIQESENINRKSKRKRKLKEKVKEQKEAAPDFDINLDDRRFAALYDSHLFNIDPTDPNFKKTKNMEKLIQEKLKRRPTDDPVSEVKPKKSKEDAELNVLVKNIKRKTKGVLKK